One region of Kazachstania africana CBS 2517 chromosome 3, complete genome genomic DNA includes:
- the KAFR0C01530 gene encoding uncharacterized protein (similar to Saccharomyces cerevisiae YOL107W; ancestral locus Anc_3.76): MQYSNRFFELSLSDDIFDFRQIPEATKFITGSYVLLTSALYIIRRSLYYQLHPTDPNIDYDSITNPILQLIPSSIIKYPFSIILSNLIDTELWKVIVNLLNLLIGGSFIERNWNSSKEMFKFIFVIGSITNFVVVLVAYLLSFVFTDMRLDVPLDGNYTVIIGFPIIYKQLLPETTIVNITKPKLLSKNFRFKLLPIFVMCIMTLTELIWFHHFAQLLSIWISFFSCWIYLRFYQVLPLSNSRDEEAIVGDASDTFQLIHFFPDIIKPLLKPCFEWCYNFFTGYLHIIRPFQANEVEKGNDIAEQRGANKITDAEERRRKLALQVLEERMV; this comes from the coding sequence ATGCAATATAGCAATAGATTTTTCGAACTAAGTCTTTCTGACGATATATTCGATTTTCGTCAGATTCCCGAGGCTACAAAGTTTATTACTGGAAGTTATGTGCTCCTAACTAGTGCCCTATATATTATAAGAAGGTCGttatattatcaattaCACCCAACTGACCCAAATATTGATTACGACTCTATAACAAACCCTATTTTACAGTTAATTCCTTCAAGTATAATAAAGTATCCCTTTTCTATTATTCTATCGAATCTGATTGATACTGAACTTTGGAAAGTCATTGTAAATCTACTTAACCTGTTGATAGGGGGCTCTTTTATCGAACGTAATTGGAACAGTTCTAAAGAAATGTTCAAGTTTATTTTCGTTATTGGGTCGATCACTAACTTTGTTGTTGTACTAGTCGCTTATTTACTTTCATTCGTCTTCACCGATATGAGATTAGATGTCCCGCTAGATGGGAATTATACGGTTATCATTGGCTTCCCAATTATTTACAAGCAACTTTTACCGGAAACAACGATTGTAAACATCACAAAACCCAAATTACTatctaaaaatttcagattcAAGTTACTACCAATCTTTGTAATGTGCATCATGACGCTTACAGAATTGATATGGTTCCATCACTTTGCACAGCTGTTGTCTATATGGATTAGCTTTTTCTCCTGCTGGATATATTTGAGATTTTATCAGGTCTTACCCTTATCTAACTCAAGGGATGAGGAAGCCATTGTTGGTGATGCATCAGACACatttcaattgattcattttttcCCTGACATAATCAAACCCCTATTGAAACCATGTTTTGAGTGGTGCTATAATTTCTTTACAGGTTATTTGCACATAATTAGACCTTTTCAGGCAAATGAAGTCGAAAAAGGCAATGACATAGCTGAACAAAGAGGTGCTAACAAAATTACAGATGCAGAGGAAAGGCGTAGAAAACTGGCTCTCCAAGTACTTGAAGAGAGAATGGTTTGA
- the KAFR0C01520 gene encoding uncharacterized protein yields MQLQDLLLSLSVAISTAHAWSPTDSYAPGEITCDADVNLVRNATDLSSDEQEWLKKRDTITESAMKTFLTRATANFSDTSFLDSLFENSSYVPRVGIAASGGGYRAMLSGAGMLAAFDNRTRGANENGLGGLLQATTYLSGLSGGNWMTGTLAWNNWTSVQEIIDSFSDSNTSSIWDITNSIVTPGGNNSTFTSERFASIISDIDDKQEAGFDITLVDVWGRMLSYYFFPSLPNGGAAYTWSTLRDADVFMNAEMPFPISVADGQYPGTSVDSLNSTVFEFNPFEMGSWDPTLNAFTDVKYLGTNVTNGSPIESGKCIAGFDNVGFIIGTSSDILNDITSSYEAVLTYLETEFLSDSTATSDEYTLGIYSPNPFKGTTNIDSNYSTSIVDSDSLYLADGGEDGEVVPFIPLIKKEREIDVVFAFDNDDGSDDWPSGSNLISTYERQFSSQGKSIAFPYVPDLATFSDLGLNERPTFFGCDASNLTDLAYVPPLIVYIPNAQYSYPSNTSTYTLSYSMEERLEMIQNGYEAATRNNLTEDSGFLGCVGCAVIRRKQESLNITLPSECEQCFANYCWNGTLTDVSSVSSSNSSYSNSTTTLSSGAAESTTASSNASNSSSTSSSSAASSSSAAKANAAASVETGKLFSLLTAFGVLFSLM; encoded by the coding sequence ATGCAATTGCAAGACTTGTTATTGTCACTTTCCGTGGCTATATCTACAGCACACGCCTGGTCGCCTACTGACAGTTATGCTCCAGGTGAAATCACTTGTGATGCAGATGTAAATCTAGTTAGAAATGCTACTGACCTTTCAAGCGATGAACAAGAATGgctgaagaaaagagataCAATCACTGAAAGTGCAATGAAGACGTTTTTAACCCGTGCCACTGCTAATTTCTCAGACACCTCGTTCTTGGACTCTTTATTTGAGAACTCATCATACGTACCAAGAGTCGGTATTGCAGCTTCTGGTGGTGGTTACCGTGCTATGCTGAGTGGTGCCGGTATGCTTGCCGCATTCGATAACAGAACAAGAGGAGCTAATGAGAATGGTTTGGGTGGCCTGCTACAAGCTACGACTTACCTGTCCGGTCTTTCTGGGGGTAATTGGATGACTGGAACTTTAGCCTGGAATAACTGGACCTCTgttcaagaaattataGATAGCTTTAGCGATTCAAACACCAGCTCAATCTGGGATATCACAAACTCCATCGTCACTCCTGGCGGTAACAATTCTACCTTTACTAGTGAGAGATTTGCCTCTATTATTTCTGATATCGATGATAAGCAAGAAGCTGGTTTCGATATAACTCTAGTAGACGTATGGGGACGTATGCTATCATACTACTTTTTCCCAAGTCTACCAAATGGTGGTGCAGCTTATACCTGGTCTACTCTAAGAGATGCTGATGTTTTCATGAATGCTGAAATGCCTTTCCCCATCAGTGTTGCCGATGGTCAGTATCCTGGCACTTCCGTTGACAGCTTAAACTCTACtgtatttgaattcaatcCATTTGAAATGGGCTCTTGGGATCCAACCTTGAATGCCTTTACTGACGTTAAATATTTGGGGACCAATGTTACTAACGGTAGCCCAATCGAATCAGGTAAATGTATCGCGGGCTTTGATAACGTTGGATTCATTATTGGTACTTCCTCTGATATCCTCAATGATATTACTTCAAGCTACGAAGCTGTTCTAACATATTTAGAAACTGAATTTTTGAGTGATTCTACAGCAACTTCGGATGAGTACACACTTGGTATCTATTCACCAAACCCATTCAAAGGCACGACCAACATTGATAGCAACTACTCCACCAGTATTGTCGATTCTGACAGCTTATACTTAGCCGATGGTGGTGAAGATGGTGAAGTTGTTCCATTCATTCCTTTAATTAAGAAAGAGCGTGAAATTGACGTTGTGTTTGCCTTTGACAATGATGACGGCTCCGACGATTGGCCAAGCGGTTCCAATTTGATTAGTACCTATGAGCGTCAATTTAGCTCTCAAGGTAAATCTATTGCCTTCCCTTATGTCCCAGACCTTGCTACTTTCTCTGACCTAGGACTAAATGAAAGACCTACATTCTTTGGATGTGATGCCAGTAATTTAACTGATTTAGCCTACGTTCCACCATTGATCGTGTATATTCCAAATGCCCAATATTCTTATCCAAGTAACACCAGTACATACACTTTATCTTACTCCATGGAAGAACGTCTCgaaatgattcaaaatggTTACGAAGCAGCAACAAGAAACAATTTAACCGAAGATTCAGGTTTCTTGGGTTGTGTTGGTTGTGCCGTCATTAGGAGAAAACAAGAGTCCTTAAATATCACTTTACCATCCGAATGTGAACAATGTTTTGCTAACTATTGTTGGAATGGCACTCTCACTGATGTAAGCAGTGTCAGCTCAAGTAACAGTTCGTATTCTAATAGTACTACCACCTTATCCAGTGGCGCAGCAGAATCTACAACAGCTTCATCAAACGCGTCCAACTCAAGCTCcacatcttcttcttctgctgcATCCAGCAGTTCTGCA